The following is a genomic window from Candidatus Methylomirabilota bacterium.
GTGGCTGCGCGCAGAGTATGCCGAGGCCGCCGAGCGCTGGGGCCGCATCCAGGGCGTCCGGACGGCCAGCCCGGGCTATCGCGACGCCTCGATGTACTGGATCGGGCGCACGCATGAGCAGCGTGGAGATGCGGAGGGCGCGGCCAGGCAGTTCGCCAATGTCGTGGCCGAGGCGCCGCGCAGCTACTACGGCGTATTGGCCGCTCGCCGCGCGCCTCGCGCCCAGGCGAACCCGGCGCGCAACCCCGCCTCGGCCCAGCTCGCGGCCTCGCTGCCGGTCGACCCGCGCGAGACGCTCCAGGCCGACGCGCCATACGCGCGGGTCGAGGCGCTCCGCGCCGTCGGGCTCGGCGATTTCGCCGACGAGGAAATGGACGAGGCCGTGCGGGGTTCGACGGGCGACCCCCGTCGGCTCTACGCGCTCTCGGCCGCCTACGCGCAGGAGGCGCGACACTTCCAATCGCTTCGCATCCTGAGGCGGCATTTCATCGGCCTCGCCCGAAGCGCCCCACCCTCGCTACCGCGGGCCTTCTGGGACTTCTTCTACCCGCTCGGCTGGCGCACGGAGCTGAACGACGCCGCTACGCGCGCGGCGCTGGACCCGTATTTCGTCGCCGCCGTCGTGCGCGAGGAATCATCTTTCGACCCGCAGGCGCGATCGCGCGTGGGCGCGCGCGGGCTCATGCAGCTCATGCCCGACACCGCGCGCCAGCTGGCCAAGGGGCGCGGGCTGCCGGCGGGCGACGACATGCTGGCCGATCCCGGCGCCAACCTCGCTCTCGGCAGCCTCTACCTGGCGGGGCTCATGAAGGAGTTCGGGGAGCCGCGGCTGGCCATCGCTGCCTACAACGCGGGGCCCGCGCGGGTGCGCGAATGGTGGAAGGCGCGGGCCACGGACGATGTCGAGGTCTGGGTGGAGCTCATTCCCTTCGATGAGACGCGGTTCTTCGTGCGGCGCGTGATGCTCTCGTGGGAGGAGTACCGCCGCCTCTACGGCGCGCCGCTGGCGGGCGCAAGGCCGTGACGACGCCGGCCACGGCCGGCTTCTGGCGCCGGCTGCTGGCCCACTGCCTCGACTGCCTGGTCGGCCTCGCCGCCTGGCTCCTCTGCTCGATGTGGCTCGTGATCGGCCTCTGGGCGCTCGAGAACCCGCCGCGCGATCTCCTCGACCTGGCGCTGGTGCTCCTGACCACGCCGGCGCTGGCGTTCGCGCTCCACATCGCCTACCACGTCGTGCTCGTCGGGGGCTGCGGCCAGTCGCTCGGCAAGATGGCGCTGGGGATCGTGGTGATCGGGCGCGACGGCGGCGCGGTCGGCTATGGACGCGCGGGGCTCCGGTGTCTCGGCGGGCTCCTCTCCCTTGCGAGCTTCGGGCTGGGCTATGCGGGCGTGCTGTTCACGGCGGAGCGGCGGGGCCTGGCAGATTGGCTCGCAGGCACGAGGGTGGTCGTGGTGTCAGCGGCGCCGGCTGCCGCAGCGCCGGGCCCGGCGGAGATGAGCCCGCTCGGCGCCTGAACGCAGCCCGGCTCAGGGCTTGGGCGCGGCCTCCGCCACGGGCAGGGGTTCCAGAGGCTCGAGCGCGCTGAGCCGCTCTTTGAGCGACGGGCGGATGTCCAGCGCGCCGCCCGCGCCGGCCAGGCTCCTGACCGGCGCCTCGTCCACGGCGCGGAGCGCCTCGGCAAGGCTCCGGCGCGGCGTTGGCTCGCCCATGTCGCGCAGGATCTCCACGGCGCGCTGGTCGGCCGCGAGCTCCTGCTTGCGCGAGAAGGCGCGCACCACCAGCGGGTTGACCATGAAATCGAGCAGCCCCACTCCGGGGACGAACAAGCCCGCGGCGCCGAAGCCCCCGGTCATGCCGACAGCCATGCGCCGCCGTGTGCCGATATGGTCGAGCACCTCGTGGGCCACCTCGTGGGCGATCACGGCCTGGAGCACCGGCGTCGGCATCCGCGCGAGCCCGTCCGAGAAGTAGAAGGTCGCGTCCTCGTCCGTGAAGGCCGTCGGGTGCCGGGTCTTGATGAGGGCAAAGGTGTAGCGCGCCGGGTCGTCGCCGGCGGCCACTGCCGCGCGGTGCAGCGTGTTGGCCACGCGGAGGGTGTTCGGGTCGCCGGGCGGGGGGTAATAGGTCCCGGCGGGCAACCCCGCGCAGCCTGCGACGAAGATGGCCAGGACGAAGAGCGGCACCGCGGCCCAGCGTGCCATAGGACCTAATATCGTAGACCCAGGGGCCGCCCATGCCCCAAGGAAAAGGGACGCTTAGGGGCCGGCCAGATCGGGAGGCCCGGGAGTTCACAGCCGCGTGACACGGCTCCCGGCGAACCTGTTAGCATCGAAGGTGAGTCTCACCACCAGGGAGGCCACAACGCATGCTCGTCAGGCGCGATAGCGACAGAAGGCTCCGCGGAGAGGGCATCCCCTCCCGGGAGATCACAGACCACGGGGTGTACCTCAACCGCCGGGCCTTCATGACAGGCGCCGCGGCGCTGGCGCTCCTGCCCTGGGGCCGGGAGGCATTCGCCCAGGGCGCTCTCGAGCCGCTCCAGGCCTCGAAGAGCGCTGCCTATCAGGTGCAGGACGCGCTGACCCCGTACAAGAGCGTGACGACCTACAACAACTTCTACGAGTTCGGCACCGACAAGGGCGACCCTGCGGCCCATGGCGCGTCGCTCAAGACCCGCCCGTGGACCCTCAAGGTGGACGGGCTCTGCGCCAAGCCCAAGACCTTCGACATCGACGAGCTGCTCAAGTTCCCGCTCGAAGAGCGTGTCTACCGCCTGCGCTGCGTCGAGGCCTGGTCCATGATCATCCCGTGGATCGGCTTCCCGCTCTCCGCCCTGCTCAAGCGGGTCGAGCCCACGGGGCAGGCCAAGTACGTGGAGTTCACCACGCTCGTCAACCCGAAAATGTTCCCCGGCCAGAAGCGCGGGCTCTTCGGCTTCGTGATCGACTGGCCGTACACGGAAGGGCTGCGCCTCGACGAGGCGATGCACCCGCTGACGCTCATGACGGTCGGCCTGTACGGCCAGGTGCTGCCCAACCAGAACGGCGCGCCGATTCGCGTGGTCGTGCCATGGAAGTACGGCTTCAAGAGCGCCAAGTCGCTGGTGCACATCCGGTTCACGTCCGAGGAGCCCAAGACCTCCTGGAACAAGGCGTCGCCCGACGAGTACGGCTTCTACTCGAACGTCAACCCCCAGATCAGCCACCCGCGCTGGAGCCAGGCGACCGAGCGGCGCATCGGCGAGCTGCGGCGCCGCGATACGCTCATGTTCAACGGCTACGCCGACCAGGTCGCGTCGCTCTACAGCGGGATGGACCTCAAGAAAGCCTTCTAGACGCCCAATGGGCTACCGGGTTCGCGTCGCGCTCAAAGCCGCCGTCTGGATCGGCAGCCTCTGCCCGCTCGGCGTGCTGGTGCGCGGCTTCCTGACGGACGACCTCGGCGCCAATCCCATCGACTACATCACCCGCACGCTCGGCCTGACGGCCCTCGTGCTGCTGCTGACGAGCCTCGGCATGACACCGCTCCGCGCGCTCTTCGGCTGGTCCTGGCCGATTCAGATGCGGCGACTGTTCGGGCTCTTCGCCTTCTTCTACGTGTGCCTCCACTTCGCCGTGTGGATCGGTCTCGACCACTTCTTCGCCTGGCGGCGCATGTGGGAAGACGTGCTCAAGCGCCCGTTCGTCACGGTGGGCATGCTGGCGCTCCTGCTGCTGATCCCGCTGGCGGCGACCTCCACCTCGGGGATGATCAAGCGGCTGGGCGGGGCCAACTGGCGGCTCCTGCACAAGCTCGCGTACGTGATCGGGGGCCTGGGTGTGCTGCACTTCCTGTGGCTGGCGAAAAAGGGGCGGACGACGCCGTACTATTTCGCGATCGCGCTGGCGGTCCTGCTGGGCGTGAGGCTCTGGGGCTGGCTGGGCCGGCGCGCGGCACGCCTCCGGCCGGTGCTGGCTGACGACGGCCGGAACCGGGCGCCCCGGCCGTCGTAGCCCGTCTCGGCGCTACTTGGCCGGCGTGTAGTAGGGGTTGGTGCCCGACGCGTGGTCGGTTGAGTCCAGCACTTCCTCGATCTCGGGCATCTCTTCCTTGATCAGGCGCTCGATGCCGGCCTTGAGCGTCACGTCCGCCGCGCCGCACCCCTGGCAGCCGCCGCCCATCTGTATGTAGACCTTCTTGTCCTTCACGTCGACGAGCTGAACGAAGCCGCCGTGCCCCGCCACCGCGGGGTTGATGGTCGAGTCGATCAGCTCCTGCACCCTGGTCATCAGATCGTCGCTCATGGGCCCACCTCCCTGGGGCCCATAGCTTACACCCGATCGGCTCCCTCGCGCCTTGACAGTGACGGCGCCGGCCCCTAGCATCGCCCGAGACCCCCCACCCGGAGGATTCAGCCATGGACTACGCGGAGTACCGGCACCTGACCTTCGACCGCCGCCCGAGCGGCGTCGTGCTCATCACCATCAACCGCCCCGAGGTGATGAACGCGACCAACGCGCGGCTTCACTGGGAGCTGACCCAGGTCTGGCTGACCATCGACGCCGACCCGGCCGCCCGGGTCGCCCTCGTCACCGGCGCGGGACGCGCCTTCTCGGCGGGCGGCGACATGTCGCTGGTGGAGGAGATGGCGGGCAACGCCGCCGCGGCGGCCCGCACCATGCGCGAGGCCTCCGACCTCGTCTACAACATCATCAACCTCGACAAGCCCGTCGTCTCGGCGATCAACGGCCCTGCGGTAGGCGCCGGGCTCGTCGTCGCGCTCCTCGCGGACGTGAGCATCATCGCCGAGACCGCGCGCATCACCGACGGCCACACGCGGCTGGGGGTCGCGGCCGGCGACCACGCCGCCATCATCTGGCCGCTCCTCTGCGGCATGGCCAAGGCCAAGTACTATCTCCTGACGAGCGAGTTCCTCGACGGGCGCGAGGCCGAGCGCATCGGGCTCGTGAGCCGGGCCGTGCCGGCCGACAAGGTCCTGGACGTCGCGTGGACCGTGGCCGAGTCGCTGGCGCGGGGCAGCCAGCCCTCGATCCGCTTCACCAAGCGCGCGCTCAACAACTGGCTGAGACAAGCGGGACCGATCTTCGACCAGTCGCTGGCCCTCGAGATGCTGACCTTCATGGGCGACGACGTCCGCGAGGGCATCCAGGCGATCCGCGAGAAGCGCCAGCCGGTCTTCCCCTCGGCGCGGTGACCCGGGGCCTCGCGCTCGCCCTGCTGCTCTGCTGGCCCGGCTGGGCCGCCGCCCAGTCCCCAGGCTGGGAGGAGATCCTCGGCGCGGCCGACCGCGCGTTGGAAGCCGGGCAGGTCGGGGACGCCGAACGCCTCTACGTCGCCGCGATTACGAAGGCGGAGAGCTTCGGCGAGTCCGACCTGAGGCTCGCCCGGAGCCTGAGCGCCCTCGGTGTCTTGTATCGCGAGCAGGGCCGTTACCGCGACGCATCGCCGCTCTTCGGCCGCGCGCTGTCCGTGACCGAGAAGGCCGTGTCGCCGGGCGACCGAGCCCTCGTCCCGGCTCTCAACAACCTGGGCGCCGTGTGGCTCCAGCAGGGGCAGGCGTCCGCCGCCGAGCCGCTCTTCCGCCGCTCCATGGCGATCGCCGAGAAGGCGCTCGGTCCCGACGACCCTTCGACGGCCGCCTCCATGGCCGGGCTCGCCGCCGTGTACCAGGCCCGCGCGCGCTACGCCGAGGCCGAGCCGCTCTATCGCGGCGCCATCCGCATCTACGAAAAGGCTCTGGGCCTCGCCGACCCCGTGGTGGCGCGGCCGCTGTCGAGCCTGGGCGGTCTATTCAGGGAGCAGGGGCGCT
Proteins encoded in this region:
- a CDS encoding NifU family protein, which translates into the protein MSDDLMTRVQELIDSTINPAVAGHGGFVQLVDVKDKKVYIQMGGGCQGCGAADVTLKAGIERLIKEEMPEIEEVLDSTDHASGTNPYYTPAK
- a CDS encoding protein-methionine-sulfoxide reductase heme-binding subunit MsrQ, whose product is MGYRVRVALKAAVWIGSLCPLGVLVRGFLTDDLGANPIDYITRTLGLTALVLLLTSLGMTPLRALFGWSWPIQMRRLFGLFAFFYVCLHFAVWIGLDHFFAWRRMWEDVLKRPFVTVGMLALLLLIPLAATSTSGMIKRLGGANWRLLHKLAYVIGGLGVLHFLWLAKKGRTTPYYFAIALAVLLGVRLWGWLGRRAARLRPVLADDGRNRAPRPS
- the msrP gene encoding protein-methionine-sulfoxide reductase catalytic subunit MsrP; protein product: MLVRRDSDRRLRGEGIPSREITDHGVYLNRRAFMTGAAALALLPWGREAFAQGALEPLQASKSAAYQVQDALTPYKSVTTYNNFYEFGTDKGDPAAHGASLKTRPWTLKVDGLCAKPKTFDIDELLKFPLEERVYRLRCVEAWSMIIPWIGFPLSALLKRVEPTGQAKYVEFTTLVNPKMFPGQKRGLFGFVIDWPYTEGLRLDEAMHPLTLMTVGLYGQVLPNQNGAPIRVVVPWKYGFKSAKSLVHIRFTSEEPKTSWNKASPDEYGFYSNVNPQISHPRWSQATERRIGELRRRDTLMFNGYADQVASLYSGMDLKKAF
- a CDS encoding enoyl-CoA hydratase/isomerase family protein, with the protein product MDYAEYRHLTFDRRPSGVVLITINRPEVMNATNARLHWELTQVWLTIDADPAARVALVTGAGRAFSAGGDMSLVEEMAGNAAAAARTMREASDLVYNIINLDKPVVSAINGPAVGAGLVVALLADVSIIAETARITDGHTRLGVAAGDHAAIIWPLLCGMAKAKYYLLTSEFLDGREAERIGLVSRAVPADKVLDVAWTVAESLARGSQPSIRFTKRALNNWLRQAGPIFDQSLALEMLTFMGDDVREGIQAIREKRQPVFPSAR
- a CDS encoding RDD family protein — its product is MTTPATAGFWRRLLAHCLDCLVGLAAWLLCSMWLVIGLWALENPPRDLLDLALVLLTTPALAFALHIAYHVVLVGGCGQSLGKMALGIVVIGRDGGAVGYGRAGLRCLGGLLSLASFGLGYAGVLFTAERRGLADWLAGTRVVVVSAAPAAAAPGPAEMSPLGA
- a CDS encoding M48 family metalloprotease yields the protein MARWAAVPLFVLAIFVAGCAGLPAGTYYPPPGDPNTLRVANTLHRAAVAAGDDPARYTFALIKTRHPTAFTDEDATFYFSDGLARMPTPVLQAVIAHEVAHEVLDHIGTRRRMAVGMTGGFGAAGLFVPGVGLLDFMVNPLVVRAFSRKQELAADQRAVEILRDMGEPTPRRSLAEALRAVDEAPVRSLAGAGGALDIRPSLKERLSALEPLEPLPVAEAAPKP